From one Alicyclobacillus acidocaldarius subsp. acidocaldarius Tc-4-1 genomic stretch:
- a CDS encoding carbohydrate ABC transporter permease translates to MSVANSAAERVTGRGRRIRWNVVEQALAGYLFILPAIVELVVFLLGPIIYSFVISFKHFSYLDPLDSHFVGFLNYVHLFEDPVFLRALWNTTVYALVVVPVQTAIAMMLAVIVNRIRGKTIFRVIYYLPSITSTVGVAVIFSFLFQPNGLLNRLLWILFHIQGPDYFNSPIFAFPAIMAVAVWTTAGQFMVIYLAALQEIPEELYEAAAIDGAQGFAMLRYITIPSLRRTTFLVVVLGMIGAFQVFDLVYVISSASSLPQQYTMTVVLDLFEKGFRTMQMGYASAMGFVLFAIILILTLIQQLWLGREDA, encoded by the coding sequence ATGAGCGTCGCAAACTCCGCTGCCGAGCGGGTCACGGGGCGCGGCCGACGCATCCGTTGGAACGTGGTGGAACAGGCGCTCGCCGGTTACTTGTTCATTCTCCCCGCCATCGTGGAGTTGGTCGTCTTTCTCCTGGGGCCCATTATTTACTCCTTTGTCATCAGTTTCAAGCACTTTTCGTATCTGGATCCTTTGGACTCGCATTTTGTGGGATTCCTGAACTACGTTCATCTCTTCGAGGATCCGGTGTTTTTGCGGGCGCTGTGGAACACCACGGTGTACGCCCTCGTGGTGGTGCCGGTGCAGACTGCGATCGCCATGATGCTGGCCGTGATCGTCAACCGCATCCGCGGCAAGACGATCTTCCGGGTCATCTACTACCTGCCGTCGATCACGTCGACCGTTGGCGTGGCGGTCATCTTCAGCTTTCTGTTCCAGCCGAACGGACTGCTGAACCGCCTGCTGTGGATCCTGTTTCACATCCAGGGGCCCGACTATTTCAACAGCCCTATCTTCGCGTTTCCAGCCATCATGGCGGTCGCCGTGTGGACCACGGCAGGCCAGTTCATGGTCATCTATCTCGCGGCGCTCCAGGAGATTCCCGAGGAGCTGTACGAGGCCGCAGCCATCGATGGCGCACAGGGGTTCGCCATGCTGCGTTACATCACCATCCCGTCCCTTCGGCGGACCACGTTTCTCGTCGTGGTGCTCGGTATGATTGGCGCGTTCCAGGTGTTCGATCTCGTCTACGTCATCTCGAGCGCGAGCTCGCTCCCGCAGCAGTACACCATGACGGTTGTGCTCGATCTGTTCGAAAAGGGCTTCCGCACCATGCAGATGGGCTATGCGTCCGCCATGGGTTTTGTGTTGTTTGCCATTATTTTGATTTTGACGCTGATTCAGCAGCTGTGGCTCGGAAGGGAGGACGCATGA
- a CDS encoding iron-containing alcohol dehydrogenase, which yields MEPFRFHNPTTLYYGKGQIEKHLADEVLKIGRRVLLLYGGGSIKRFGLYDKVMDILKNAGVTVFELGGVEPNPRLTTVYKGIEMCRQNDIDLILAVGGGSVLDCGKAIAMGVKFDGDVWDIYQRKAQATGALPLGTILTLAATGSEMNAGGVITNWETKEKLGASSPYTYPVFSFCDPENTFTVPRDQTVYGICDMLAHCFEHYFHSTPHAPLQRHLIEAVMRTIVEYAKRVVDNPTDYDARETIMYCSTMALNGMISMGIVGDWACHAMEHEVSAIYDIPHGGGLAILFPHWMEYVKSTDPSRFASLAKNVFLVDGTGKSDEELADIAIEKVREFYREIGAPQRLADYGIGDSQLERMAAQAVRFGEIGHFRKLGKEDVLNILRASL from the coding sequence ATGGAGCCGTTTCGTTTTCACAATCCGACGACGCTCTACTATGGGAAGGGGCAGATTGAGAAGCACCTGGCGGACGAGGTCCTGAAGATTGGGCGGCGCGTACTTCTACTCTACGGCGGGGGCAGCATCAAGCGATTTGGCCTGTACGACAAGGTGATGGACATCCTGAAGAACGCGGGCGTCACGGTGTTTGAGCTGGGGGGCGTGGAGCCGAATCCACGCCTGACGACCGTGTACAAGGGCATCGAGATGTGCCGGCAGAACGACATCGATCTCATCCTGGCCGTAGGCGGCGGTTCGGTGCTTGACTGCGGCAAGGCCATCGCGATGGGCGTCAAATTTGACGGAGACGTCTGGGACATCTATCAGCGCAAGGCGCAGGCGACGGGTGCGCTGCCGCTCGGCACCATTCTCACGCTCGCGGCCACCGGATCGGAAATGAACGCAGGCGGCGTCATCACGAATTGGGAGACAAAGGAGAAGCTAGGCGCAAGCTCGCCGTACACGTATCCGGTCTTTTCCTTCTGCGATCCGGAAAATACGTTCACCGTGCCGCGCGACCAGACGGTGTACGGCATCTGCGACATGCTTGCGCACTGCTTCGAGCATTACTTTCATTCCACGCCGCATGCGCCCTTGCAGAGGCACCTGATCGAGGCTGTCATGCGCACCATCGTGGAATACGCGAAGCGCGTGGTGGACAACCCAACCGACTATGACGCGCGCGAGACCATCATGTACTGCAGCACCATGGCCTTGAACGGGATGATCTCGATGGGCATCGTCGGCGACTGGGCCTGCCACGCGATGGAGCACGAGGTGAGCGCCATCTACGACATTCCTCACGGCGGCGGCTTGGCCATCCTGTTCCCGCACTGGATGGAGTACGTCAAGAGCACCGATCCGAGTCGATTCGCGTCGCTCGCCAAAAACGTGTTTTTGGTCGACGGGACGGGCAAGTCGGACGAGGAGCTGGCCGACATCGCCATCGAGAAGGTGCGGGAATTCTACAGGGAGATTGGCGCACCGCAGCGTTTGGCGGACTACGGCATCGGCGACAGTCAACTGGAGCGCATGGCGGCGCAGGCGGTGCGGTTCGGTGAAATCGGCCACTTCCGCAAGCTCGGCAAGGAGGACGTGCTGAACATCCTGCGCGCGAGCCTGTGA
- a CDS encoding ABC transporter substrate-binding protein — MKKRLMGIAGAAVVAMGAVTACGQAQSVPSSQANVGSASAAPIHLTLGMWASSPAEKQLVERQVALFEKENPNIKVSIQVITGNYLQALQPMLAAHDAPDIFYVDSSYAPTLEASGAIMPLDSFIKQDHVDLSDFQKNLLDAFTWQGHIYGLPKDMNTMALEYNPALLAKAGIQSPPKTFAQFDQDAAKLKAKGIVPLDMPIDVARYYPFIVDMGGSYYNKATNQATFTNKANVAGLTWFMKEMESGNFVTPQDQGGSWAGVPFAEGKAAMALEGAWIVPFMQQTAPKMKYGIADFPSLNGHDANMLFTVAYEMSKYTKNPDAAAKLLFFMTGKEALKMTADSGLAIPSRTSEQGEFLKKYPSYKGFVDGLKGAIPYQFGTLGQNFLDAINNATQQGILKKESAQQVLSQAQQTLASQMND; from the coding sequence ATGAAAAAACGGCTGATGGGAATCGCGGGTGCGGCAGTAGTCGCGATGGGCGCGGTGACGGCATGTGGTCAGGCGCAGAGCGTGCCGTCCAGCCAGGCGAATGTCGGCAGCGCGTCGGCAGCGCCCATTCATCTGACCCTGGGGATGTGGGCATCGAGCCCGGCAGAGAAGCAGCTCGTGGAACGCCAGGTCGCCCTCTTTGAGAAAGAAAATCCGAACATCAAGGTGAGCATTCAGGTCATCACGGGGAACTACCTGCAGGCGCTGCAGCCAATGCTCGCAGCGCACGACGCACCTGACATCTTCTACGTGGATTCGTCCTACGCGCCGACGCTTGAGGCCTCGGGCGCTATCATGCCGCTCGACAGCTTCATTAAGCAAGATCACGTCGATCTGTCCGACTTCCAGAAGAATCTGCTCGACGCGTTCACCTGGCAGGGTCACATCTACGGCTTGCCAAAGGACATGAACACCATGGCCTTGGAGTACAACCCGGCGCTTCTCGCCAAGGCGGGCATCCAGTCGCCGCCGAAGACGTTTGCGCAGTTTGATCAGGACGCCGCGAAGTTGAAGGCCAAGGGCATTGTGCCGCTGGACATGCCCATTGACGTGGCGCGCTATTATCCGTTCATCGTCGATATGGGCGGGAGCTACTACAACAAGGCCACGAACCAGGCCACCTTCACCAATAAGGCGAACGTCGCGGGTCTCACGTGGTTTATGAAAGAAATGGAAAGTGGCAACTTCGTGACGCCGCAAGACCAAGGCGGATCCTGGGCAGGTGTCCCCTTCGCGGAAGGCAAGGCGGCCATGGCCCTTGAGGGCGCTTGGATTGTGCCGTTCATGCAGCAGACGGCGCCGAAGATGAAGTACGGCATTGCAGACTTCCCGTCGCTCAACGGGCACGATGCGAACATGCTGTTCACGGTGGCGTACGAGATGTCGAAGTACACGAAGAACCCGGATGCCGCTGCGAAGTTGCTCTTCTTCATGACGGGCAAAGAGGCGCTCAAGATGACGGCTGATTCGGGCCTCGCCATTCCCTCACGCACCAGCGAGCAGGGCGAGTTTCTGAAGAAGTATCCGTCGTACAAGGGCTTCGTGGACGGCCTCAAGGGCGCCATTCCTTATCAGTTTGGCACGCTCGGGCAGAACTTCCTCGATGCTATCAACAATGCCACGCAACAAGGCATCCTGAAGAAGGAATCGGCGCAGCAAGTCCTAAGCCAGGCGCAGCAGACGCTCGCTTCGCAGATGAACGATTGA
- a CDS encoding carbohydrate ABC transporter permease has protein sequence MRMATPAPSPSWRRASLWMYAIAVIYAAISLVPFLWSIYTSVKPTSEVFQLFVPWRTLTLSSYTSILENFPFGRWFLNSAIVAFIVTVGNLVVNTFAGYAFARLRFPGRGFLFYVFLGVMMIPGQVVLVPIYMLLAHLGWIDTYVGLTVPFLLSSTMVFLSRQFFLGIPKELEEAARIDGIGYFGMFFRIMLPLARPLLAAQTILTFQGNWNSFLWPLLIGQTTDMYTLPVGLNSFYGQYNAYWNSVMAGMVMLTLPMMVVFIIFQRQFIQGVSQAGLKG, from the coding sequence ATGCGTATGGCCACGCCCGCACCATCCCCGTCCTGGCGCCGCGCAAGCCTGTGGATGTATGCGATTGCCGTGATTTACGCGGCCATTTCGCTGGTGCCCTTTCTGTGGTCCATCTACACGTCCGTCAAGCCGACGTCCGAGGTGTTTCAACTGTTCGTGCCTTGGCGGACGCTGACGCTGTCGAGCTATACGTCCATCCTGGAGAACTTCCCGTTTGGGCGCTGGTTTTTGAACAGCGCCATCGTGGCGTTCATCGTGACCGTGGGAAACCTCGTGGTGAATACATTTGCGGGCTACGCGTTTGCGCGGCTTCGCTTCCCGGGCCGGGGCTTTCTGTTTTACGTCTTCCTCGGCGTCATGATGATCCCAGGACAGGTGGTCTTGGTTCCCATTTACATGCTGCTCGCGCACCTCGGCTGGATCGACACGTACGTCGGGCTCACCGTGCCCTTCTTGCTGAGTTCTACCATGGTGTTTTTGTCGCGCCAGTTCTTCCTCGGCATCCCGAAAGAGCTGGAGGAGGCGGCTCGCATCGACGGCATTGGATACTTCGGGATGTTCTTTCGCATCATGCTGCCGCTCGCGCGCCCGCTGTTGGCCGCGCAGACCATTCTGACGTTCCAGGGCAACTGGAACTCCTTCCTGTGGCCGCTTCTCATCGGTCAAACAACGGACATGTACACGTTGCCGGTGGGGCTGAACTCGTTTTATGGCCAGTACAACGCGTATTGGAACAGCGTGATGGCGGGCATGGTCATGCTGACGCTGCCGATGATGGTGGTGTTCATCATCTTTCAACGCCAATTCATTCAGGGCGTGTCCCAAGCAGGACTCAAAGGCTGA
- a CDS encoding amylo-alpha-1,6-glucosidase, translating to MQGWVIKENDLFWYGDAEGLSAHAVENVSGHGLYTRDTRVLSTLVWRIEPDVWVALDATAESGSESVYRYTNRPPRAEHEPPRESLLVERRQRVDGHCFQESGIVRNFGDLAVRLAVIYEVAADFADMFEVRGFQVEAPARTIRTRASGNVCCFSYSSSDGRTWETRVELAAHPSHQGEMTPTRWLESAGVGKAELRIVVEAGGVAEWALTVRPEVRGGEEGLGTGETGIGLSVSENVSRHLRGGADEGTGAEPAYLSTERLSAHGWLQQPPSLSGNESFRRWYEQGMRDIRMLQSDFGFGPFLVAGVPWYAVPFGRDSLIAARQILCVAPEVARGTLATLAHFQGTCVDPERDEQPGKILHELRDGELARSGKVPFRPYYGSVDATPLFLILLADYWRFTGDTPFLARMLPHAERALAWMADYGDRDGDGFIEYWREAEGGIANQGWKDSGDSMVHADGSLAQGPIALAEVQAYAHMAYLAWRDIYRELGETEQAERLARLADGLRSRFLQHFWLEDRDEIAMALDGNKRPLSVASSNMGQVLWSDILPSELAARVAKRLLQPDLFSGFGIRTLSAKERRYNPMSYHNGSVWPHDTSLVFAGLVRHGAWEEAEQIFEGLMRAQAQFPHHRLPELFCGFSREESPRPVPYPVSCSPQAWAAAVPAIVLENLLGLRPDAPRGALTMVPRLPASMQELKVHGLRIGRGTLSVEIARRDEGVLAHVVENTTGLRVDVMDGAKEVMPAS from the coding sequence ATGCAGGGATGGGTCATCAAAGAAAACGACCTGTTTTGGTACGGAGACGCAGAGGGCCTGAGCGCGCATGCGGTTGAAAACGTTTCCGGTCACGGGCTTTACACGAGGGACACTCGCGTACTTTCCACGCTGGTGTGGCGCATCGAGCCCGACGTGTGGGTGGCATTGGACGCCACGGCTGAATCCGGATCGGAATCGGTATACCGTTACACCAATCGCCCTCCGCGTGCGGAACACGAGCCTCCACGCGAGAGCCTGCTGGTGGAGCGCCGGCAGCGCGTGGATGGGCATTGTTTTCAAGAAAGCGGTATCGTGCGCAATTTTGGCGATCTCGCCGTGCGTCTCGCCGTGATCTACGAGGTCGCGGCGGACTTCGCGGACATGTTCGAAGTTCGGGGGTTCCAGGTCGAGGCGCCCGCGAGAACCATCCGCACACGCGCATCCGGAAACGTTTGCTGTTTTTCCTATTCGTCTTCGGACGGGCGGACTTGGGAGACGCGCGTCGAGCTCGCTGCGCATCCAAGTCACCAGGGTGAGATGACACCCACGCGGTGGCTGGAGTCGGCCGGCGTAGGCAAGGCGGAGTTGCGCATAGTCGTCGAAGCCGGAGGTGTCGCGGAGTGGGCGCTCACCGTTCGACCGGAGGTGCGCGGAGGTGAAGAAGGCCTGGGCACAGGAGAAACAGGGATCGGCTTGTCTGTTTCCGAAAACGTTTCCAGACATCTGCGTGGAGGCGCGGACGAGGGAACTGGGGCCGAACCGGCATATCTGTCGACGGAGAGGCTCTCAGCGCATGGGTGGCTTCAGCAGCCGCCGTCGCTTTCGGGGAACGAGTCGTTTCGACGTTGGTACGAGCAGGGCATGCGGGACATTCGCATGCTTCAGTCCGACTTCGGCTTCGGGCCGTTTCTCGTGGCGGGCGTCCCGTGGTATGCGGTTCCGTTTGGAAGGGACAGCTTGATAGCCGCCCGCCAGATCCTTTGTGTGGCGCCGGAGGTCGCGCGAGGCACCCTCGCCACGCTGGCTCACTTTCAGGGCACGTGTGTCGATCCGGAGCGGGATGAGCAGCCTGGGAAGATTCTGCACGAACTCAGGGACGGCGAACTCGCGCGCAGCGGCAAGGTTCCATTCCGCCCGTACTACGGCAGCGTCGACGCCACACCGCTCTTTCTCATCCTCTTGGCGGACTACTGGCGCTTCACGGGCGACACGCCGTTCCTCGCGCGGATGCTTCCCCATGCGGAGCGCGCGCTTGCCTGGATGGCGGACTACGGCGATCGCGACGGCGACGGGTTCATCGAGTATTGGCGCGAGGCCGAGGGCGGGATCGCCAATCAGGGATGGAAGGACTCAGGAGACTCGATGGTCCACGCAGACGGCAGCCTGGCGCAAGGCCCTATCGCGCTCGCGGAAGTCCAGGCGTATGCGCACATGGCGTATCTGGCTTGGCGTGACATTTACCGCGAGCTCGGCGAAACGGAACAAGCAGAGCGGCTGGCGAGACTCGCGGATGGGCTGCGATCCCGCTTCCTGCAGCACTTCTGGCTGGAGGATCGGGATGAAATCGCGATGGCGCTCGATGGAAACAAGCGCCCGCTTTCCGTGGCCTCGTCCAACATGGGCCAAGTGCTGTGGAGTGACATCCTGCCGTCCGAACTTGCCGCGCGCGTCGCAAAGCGCCTGCTGCAGCCAGACTTGTTCTCGGGTTTTGGTATTCGCACGCTCTCTGCGAAGGAGCGCCGTTACAATCCGATGAGCTATCACAACGGGTCGGTCTGGCCACACGATACCAGCCTCGTCTTCGCCGGGCTCGTGAGGCACGGGGCCTGGGAGGAAGCCGAGCAGATCTTCGAGGGGCTCATGAGGGCGCAGGCGCAATTTCCGCACCATCGGCTGCCGGAGCTGTTCTGTGGATTTTCCCGCGAGGAAAGCCCTCGACCCGTCCCGTACCCGGTTTCGTGCTCGCCTCAGGCGTGGGCGGCGGCGGTTCCGGCAATTGTGCTGGAGAACCTGTTGGGTCTCCGTCCGGACGCGCCGCGGGGAGCATTGACGATGGTCCCGCGATTGCCGGCGAGTATGCAGGAGTTGAAGGTGCACGGGCTCCGCATCGGTCGCGGGACGCTGTCGGTCGAGATCGCGCGTCGGGACGAGGGTGTCTTGGCCCATGTGGTGGAGAATACCACGGGTCTGCGGGTGGATGTCATGGACGGCGCGAAGGAGGTGATGCCCGCCAGCTGA
- a CDS encoding EamA family transporter, whose amino-acid sequence MSATGGEIVTSPGLLTAIASAIAYALSYVCLRKGQADSSPPDSGLLPVLVTSLLLLMVLLPVGLASHRALGFPTRGRALGFACLSGAVSTYLGRRLLYLAVQRLGAVRGVVLKGLSPVATVILAYAFLGDPVSWRVTASLVGVLGAIVLLVLENRARPTRDRAVFSSGAFIGISAAGLQGVGHVFRRISLASGASPMGSAFIDVAVATLACVASFAVEGKLGLLLRHYRNHLSPWLLAAGASSAAGVLLFFVSASLIPISTVATLAASEPVFVALLSWILVPHLERPSLYSASAACLVGFATMMLSHTP is encoded by the coding sequence TTGTCCGCGACCGGAGGTGAGATTGTGACGTCCCCTGGACTCTTGACCGCCATCGCGAGCGCCATTGCGTATGCCCTGTCTTACGTGTGCCTCAGGAAGGGACAGGCGGATTCCTCGCCTCCTGACAGCGGGCTTCTTCCCGTGCTCGTCACCAGCCTTCTGTTGCTGATGGTCCTCTTGCCCGTCGGTCTTGCGTCACATCGCGCCTTGGGCTTCCCCACGCGCGGGCGAGCCCTCGGCTTCGCCTGCCTTTCGGGCGCGGTGAGCACCTATCTCGGCAGGCGCCTTTTGTACCTCGCCGTTCAGCGCCTCGGCGCCGTGCGCGGCGTGGTTCTCAAAGGTCTGAGCCCGGTAGCCACGGTGATCCTCGCGTACGCGTTCCTCGGCGATCCCGTCTCGTGGCGCGTGACCGCGAGCCTCGTCGGCGTTCTCGGGGCCATTGTGCTTTTGGTGCTCGAGAATCGCGCCCGTCCCACGCGAGATCGCGCCGTCTTCTCGTCAGGCGCCTTCATCGGCATTTCGGCAGCGGGGCTCCAAGGCGTAGGTCACGTGTTCCGGCGGATTTCCCTCGCGAGCGGCGCATCGCCAATGGGCTCGGCGTTCATCGACGTCGCCGTCGCCACCCTCGCCTGTGTCGCAAGCTTCGCCGTCGAAGGCAAGCTCGGGCTGCTCCTGCGCCACTACCGAAATCACCTGTCTCCCTGGCTGCTTGCGGCAGGCGCGTCCAGCGCGGCGGGCGTCCTCCTGTTTTTTGTCAGCGCAAGCCTCATCCCCATCAGCACCGTGGCGACGCTCGCCGCCTCGGAGCCCGTGTTTGTCGCCCTCCTTTCCTGGATCCTCGTCCCGCACCTCGAGCGACCGAGCCTGTACAGCGCGTCCGCCGCGTGCCTGGTCGGGTTCGCCACGATGATGCTCTCGCACACGCCCTAG
- a CDS encoding LacI family DNA-binding transcriptional regulator — protein sequence MKVTIRDVARAAGVSVTTVSRALNGAADVGEETRQRVIEVAKQLNYRPSHVARSLVLRKSQNIGLLVSDFRKGGHHFLYDVLVGVHDTLAEYGYDVTLVSTDTARQQLVSYVDFCRARGLDGVIVMGIRLDDPYVEEVVESTLPSVVIDLPLLSRHCGYVMTDNVNGARYAVRHLVSRGCKRIGFVNGAAHAAVSRERLRGFEEAVRQYVGAFDERLVVYGDFTLEGGQRALAELLAKSPDVDGVFFASDLMAIGGIQHCKVMGIRVPDDLAVVGFDDIDLARFVTPALTTVAQPRYEMGCEAAKMLVHMLQKGEMPSGTLLPPQLVVRETA from the coding sequence ATGAAAGTCACCATTCGCGACGTGGCGCGCGCAGCAGGCGTTTCGGTTACCACGGTGTCGAGAGCGCTGAATGGCGCCGCAGACGTCGGGGAAGAGACGCGCCAGCGCGTCATTGAAGTCGCCAAGCAACTGAACTATCGCCCGAGCCATGTGGCTCGGAGCCTCGTGCTCAGAAAGAGCCAGAACATTGGGCTTCTGGTGTCCGATTTTCGCAAAGGCGGCCACCACTTTCTCTACGATGTTTTGGTCGGCGTACACGACACGCTCGCCGAGTACGGGTACGATGTCACGCTGGTCAGTACGGATACCGCTCGCCAGCAGCTGGTCAGCTATGTGGACTTTTGTCGGGCGCGAGGGTTGGACGGCGTGATCGTCATGGGCATTCGCCTGGACGATCCGTACGTCGAGGAAGTTGTCGAGTCGACGCTGCCGAGCGTCGTGATCGACCTGCCGCTCCTCAGTCGACACTGCGGCTATGTGATGACGGACAACGTGAACGGCGCGCGCTACGCGGTGAGGCATCTCGTGTCCCGGGGCTGCAAGCGCATCGGTTTTGTGAACGGCGCTGCGCACGCTGCGGTGAGCCGCGAGCGGCTGAGGGGATTCGAGGAAGCTGTGCGCCAATATGTGGGCGCGTTCGACGAGCGCCTCGTCGTCTACGGGGATTTCACGCTCGAAGGGGGACAGCGGGCCCTCGCCGAGCTGCTCGCCAAGTCGCCGGACGTAGACGGCGTGTTCTTTGCGAGCGACCTCATGGCCATTGGAGGCATCCAACACTGTAAGGTGATGGGCATTCGCGTTCCAGACGACCTCGCGGTGGTCGGGTTTGATGACATCGACCTCGCTCGTTTCGTGACGCCCGCGCTGACAACGGTCGCACAGCCGCGATACGAGATGGGATGCGAAGCGGCGAAGATGCTCGTCCATATGCTGCAGAAGGGCGAGATGCCATCCGGCACGCTGTTGCCGCCGCAACTCGTCGTGCGCGAGACGGCCTGA